A genomic segment from Rhizobium sp. NLR16a encodes:
- the trxA gene encoding thioredoxin, whose amino-acid sequence MSGSNNPYNGSFGNQMSATASFGAQPEAAAAAGSYITDTTTANFGKDVIEASRKQPVLVDFWAPWCGPCKQLTPVLEKVVNEAKGRVRLVKMNIDDHPSIAGQLGIQSIPAVIAFVNGRPADGFMGAVPESQITQFIDRIAGPAGADEAAEIEAVLTEAAELLTAGNINEAAQLYGAVIQADPENAKALAGMAECMIAANQHQRARETLTDLPEELAKDAGIQAVLKKLDQIEEARKLGDPVALEHELAINPDHHEARLKLAKIRNVEGRREEAAEHLLLIMRKDRAFDDDGARRQLLQFFEVWGFKDPATVAARRKLSAMLFS is encoded by the coding sequence ATGAGCGGCAGCAACAACCCCTATAACGGTTCCTTCGGAAATCAGATGTCGGCAACGGCAAGCTTCGGCGCTCAGCCGGAAGCGGCGGCTGCGGCCGGCAGCTACATCACCGACACGACGACTGCGAATTTCGGCAAGGACGTCATCGAGGCGTCACGCAAACAGCCGGTGCTGGTCGATTTCTGGGCGCCCTGGTGCGGTCCGTGCAAGCAGCTGACGCCAGTCCTGGAGAAGGTGGTCAATGAGGCCAAGGGCCGCGTTCGTCTGGTCAAGATGAATATCGACGACCATCCCTCGATTGCCGGCCAGCTCGGCATCCAGTCGATTCCGGCCGTCATCGCCTTCGTCAACGGCCGTCCGGCCGATGGCTTCATGGGCGCGGTGCCGGAAAGTCAGATCACTCAGTTCATCGACCGTATCGCCGGGCCTGCCGGTGCTGATGAGGCGGCCGAGATCGAAGCCGTGCTGACGGAGGCGGCGGAGCTGCTCACTGCCGGCAACATCAACGAGGCGGCGCAGCTTTACGGCGCGGTCATCCAGGCCGATCCCGAGAATGCCAAGGCGCTTGCCGGGATGGCCGAATGCATGATCGCCGCAAACCAGCATCAGCGGGCGCGCGAAACGCTGACTGATCTGCCGGAAGAGCTGGCGAAGGACGCCGGCATCCAGGCGGTGCTGAAGAAGCTCGATCAGATCGAGGAGGCGCGCAAGCTCGGCGATCCCGTGGCACTCGAGCATGAACTGGCCATCAATCCCGATCATCACGAGGCGCGGCTGAAGCTCGCCAAGATCCGCAATGTCGAAGGCCGGCGCGAGGAAGCCGCCGAACATCTGCTTCTCATCATGCGCAAGGATCGCGCCTTCGACGATGACGGCGCCCGCCGTCAACTGCTGCAGTTCTTCGAGGTCTGGGGTTTCAAGGATCCGGCGACGGTTGCCGCCCGGCGCAAGCTTTCGGCAATGCTGTTCTCTTAA
- a CDS encoding LON peptidase substrate-binding domain-containing protein, producing the protein MRDGFMQVGNARYLKPGDLPDAIAVFPLTGALLLPAGQLPLNIFEPRYLAMLDAALAGNRLIGMVQPALGEHEDKGGEHNLAAVGCLGRITSFAETGDGRYIVSLTGVCRFRLLEEKVTSDPFRTFRIAPFIADLSAENEEEAVDRTALLTAFKAYLDANKLEADWESVERASNLTLVNSLAMMSPFGPAEKQALLEAPDLKTRAETLIAITEIVLARVFGDSDTVLQ; encoded by the coding sequence ATGCGGGACGGTTTCATGCAAGTCGGTAATGCCAGATACCTGAAGCCGGGCGATCTGCCTGATGCGATCGCCGTCTTCCCCCTGACCGGGGCCCTCCTCCTGCCCGCCGGGCAGCTTCCCCTCAACATCTTCGAGCCGCGTTATCTGGCGATGCTGGATGCAGCACTTGCCGGAAACCGGCTGATCGGCATGGTCCAGCCGGCACTCGGCGAACATGAGGACAAGGGCGGCGAGCACAATCTTGCCGCCGTCGGCTGCCTCGGTCGCATCACCTCATTTGCCGAGACCGGCGACGGGCGCTATATCGTGTCGCTGACCGGCGTCTGCCGCTTCCGGCTCCTGGAGGAGAAGGTGACCAGCGATCCCTTCCGCACCTTCCGCATCGCGCCCTTCATTGCCGATCTCTCGGCTGAAAACGAGGAGGAGGCGGTCGACCGTACGGCGCTGCTGACCGCCTTCAAGGCATATCTCGATGCCAATAAGCTGGAGGCCGACTGGGAGAGCGTCGAGCGGGCCAGCAACCTGACGCTCGTCAATTCACTTGCCATGATGTCGCCGTTCGGGCCGGCTGAAAAGCAGGCGCTCCTGGAGGCGCCGGACCTGAAGACACGGGCCGAGACGCTGATCGCCATTACCGAAATCGTGCTGGCGCGGGTCTTCGGTGACTCCGATACGGTTCTGCAGTAG
- a CDS encoding Trm112 family protein yields MDEKLSRVDPKLLELLVCPLSKGRLSYDREHNELVSEKAQLAYPIRDGIPIMLVSEARRLDE; encoded by the coding sequence ATGGACGAAAAACTGAGCCGCGTCGATCCGAAACTGCTGGAACTCCTGGTCTGTCCGCTCTCCAAGGGCCGGCTTTCCTATGATCGCGAACATAATGAGCTTGTCTCGGAAAAGGCGCAGCTTGCCTATCCGATCCGTGACGGCATTCCGATCATGCTGGTGTCCGAGGCCCGCCGCCTCGACGAATAG